A single window of Microbispora hainanensis DNA harbors:
- a CDS encoding thiamine pyrophosphate-dependent enzyme, producing MTEIASEILIRRLADWGVDTVFGLPGDGINGIMEGLRRHSDRVRFVLVHHEEAAAFMAAAHAKATGRIGVCLATSGPGGIHLLNGLYDAKLDHQPVLAITGMQETSVLGTGYQQEVHLDRLYEDVAEYNLVVDNPAQLPGVVDIAIRTAYARRGVAHLCLPNDVQVAPADADPYQHVAPARPPATAPVYLPPPGVPRQEDLRAAAEVLNAARRPAILAGAGALHAREEVLAVAETLGAPVIKTLPGKAVIPDDSPYAVGGIGLLGTKPGEELVEDCDTLLMVGTNFPYTKHLPEPGRVRVVQIDADPARAGVRMPTEVPMIGDAKEGLAALLPLLHRNDDRAHLEKYQKAMAAWRENMAALENPERAPIAPQYLIGCVDRAASGDAILTCDSGTIATWAARHWTIRGDREFYLSGNLATMAPGLPYAIAAQLAHPDRQVIAFIGDGGFAMLMAEFLTAARLGLPITVVVNNNDSLGQILWEQMVLGYPEHGVRFGAPASDFSAWARSCGGYGRKVTDPAEVDEAVRQALAHPGPALVDVDVDPNEPPMPGKVARDQAVRFAEAFLKGQPHKAAIATTLFKDKISQLGR from the coding sequence ATGACGGAAATCGCCTCAGAAATACTCATCAGGCGGCTCGCCGACTGGGGTGTCGACACCGTCTTCGGGCTTCCCGGTGACGGCATCAACGGCATCATGGAGGGGCTGCGCCGCCACTCCGACCGCGTCCGGTTCGTGCTGGTGCATCACGAGGAGGCGGCCGCCTTCATGGCGGCGGCGCACGCCAAGGCCACCGGTCGCATCGGGGTGTGCCTGGCCACCTCGGGCCCCGGCGGGATCCACCTGCTCAACGGCCTGTACGACGCCAAGCTCGACCACCAGCCGGTGCTGGCCATCACGGGCATGCAGGAGACCAGCGTGCTGGGCACCGGCTACCAGCAGGAGGTCCACCTCGACCGGCTCTACGAGGACGTGGCCGAATACAACCTCGTGGTGGACAACCCGGCCCAGCTCCCTGGTGTGGTGGACATCGCGATCCGCACGGCGTACGCGCGCCGCGGGGTGGCCCACCTGTGCCTGCCCAACGACGTCCAGGTGGCCCCCGCCGACGCCGACCCCTACCAGCACGTCGCCCCCGCGCGGCCGCCCGCGACCGCCCCCGTCTACCTGCCCCCGCCCGGCGTGCCGCGCCAGGAGGACCTGCGAGCCGCCGCCGAGGTGCTCAACGCGGCACGGCGGCCCGCGATCCTGGCCGGCGCCGGCGCCCTGCACGCCCGCGAGGAGGTGCTGGCCGTCGCCGAGACGCTGGGCGCGCCCGTGATCAAGACGCTTCCCGGCAAGGCGGTCATCCCCGACGACTCGCCATACGCGGTGGGCGGGATCGGCCTGCTCGGCACGAAGCCGGGCGAGGAGCTGGTCGAGGACTGCGACACCCTGCTGATGGTCGGCACCAACTTCCCCTACACCAAGCACCTGCCCGAGCCCGGCAGGGTGCGCGTCGTGCAGATCGACGCCGACCCCGCCCGCGCGGGCGTGCGCATGCCGACCGAGGTGCCGATGATCGGGGACGCCAAGGAGGGGCTGGCCGCGCTGCTGCCGCTGCTCCACCGCAACGACGACCGGGCGCACCTGGAGAAGTATCAGAAGGCCATGGCCGCGTGGCGGGAGAACATGGCCGCCCTGGAGAACCCGGAGCGCGCCCCGATCGCCCCGCAGTATCTGATCGGCTGCGTCGACCGGGCCGCCTCCGGCGACGCCATCCTCACCTGCGATTCCGGCACGATCGCCACCTGGGCGGCACGGCACTGGACGATCCGCGGCGACCGCGAGTTCTACCTGTCGGGCAACCTCGCCACGATGGCCCCCGGCCTGCCGTACGCGATCGCGGCGCAGCTCGCCCACCCCGACCGGCAGGTGATCGCGTTCATCGGCGACGGCGGCTTCGCGATGCTCATGGCCGAGTTCCTCACCGCGGCCCGGCTCGGCCTGCCGATCACCGTCGTGGTCAACAACAACGACTCGCTCGGCCAGATCCTGTGGGAGCAGATGGTGCTGGGATACCCGGAGCACGGGGTCAGGTTCGGCGCGCCGGCCTCCGACTTCTCCGCCTGGGCCCGCTCCTGCGGCGGCTACGGCCGCAAGGTCACCGACCCCGCAGAGGTGGACGAGGCCGTACGGCAGGCCCTCGCCCATCCGGGGCCGGCGCTGGTGGACGTGGACGTCGATCCGAACGAGCCGCCCATGCCGGGCAAGGTCGCCCGCGACCAGGCGGTCAGGTTCGCCGAGGCGTTCCTGAAGGGGCAGCCGCACAAGGCGGCCATCGCGACGACGCTGTTCAAGGACAAGATCTCTCAACTGGGGCGGTGA